A single window of Acidobacteriota bacterium DNA harbors:
- a CDS encoding carbohydrate kinase family protein yields MTPARIVVTGSVAFDYLMTFPGKFLDVVVPDRMSRLSVSFLVDSMRRVRGGVAPNIAYGLALFGLKPVIMATAGVDALDYARWLAEEGVDTSELHISDDLFTASFFVSTDEVQNQIATFYMGAMARAVDLSFRAFGPGTVSLAVIAPNAPEAMIKYAGECRTLRIPFVFDPSQQVARLSGDEILAGLDGAAVLVANEYEFGVIEKKTGLSEADVLKRVPVLIVTRGDEGSTIAIRGDGTEEALTHRIPPAKLRTTAVDPTGVGDAFRAGLLAARQRGLPWEVAGRVGSVAAVYALETIGAQPKRYVMGDFLDRYRENFGADGVHGTVDRLLAGS; encoded by the coding sequence ATGACGCCCGCGCGCATCGTCGTCACCGGATCGGTGGCCTTCGACTACCTCATGACGTTCCCGGGGAAGTTCCTCGACGTCGTCGTCCCGGACCGGATGAGCCGCCTGTCGGTCTCCTTCCTCGTGGATTCGATGCGCCGCGTGCGCGGCGGCGTCGCGCCGAACATCGCGTACGGCCTCGCGCTCTTCGGTCTCAAGCCCGTGATCATGGCGACGGCGGGCGTCGACGCCCTCGACTACGCCCGGTGGCTCGCGGAGGAGGGCGTCGACACGTCCGAGCTCCACATCAGCGACGACCTCTTCACGGCTTCGTTCTTCGTCTCGACCGACGAGGTTCAGAACCAGATCGCGACGTTCTACATGGGCGCGATGGCCCGGGCCGTGGACCTTTCGTTCCGCGCCTTCGGGCCGGGGACCGTGTCCCTGGCCGTGATCGCGCCGAACGCGCCCGAGGCGATGATCAAGTACGCGGGGGAGTGCCGCACGTTGCGCATCCCGTTCGTCTTCGACCCGAGCCAGCAGGTCGCGCGCCTCAGCGGCGACGAGATCCTCGCCGGCCTCGACGGCGCCGCCGTCCTCGTCGCGAACGAGTACGAATTCGGCGTCATCGAGAAGAAGACGGGACTCTCCGAGGCCGACGTCCTGAAGCGGGTCCCGGTCCTCATCGTCACGCGCGGAGACGAGGGCTCGACGATCGCGATCCGCGGCGACGGCACGGAGGAAGCCTTGACCCACCGGATCCCGCCGGCGAAGCTGCGGACGACGGCCGTGGATCCGACGGGCGTCGGGGACGCGTTCCGGGCCGGGCTGCTCGCCGCCCGCCAGCGCGGGCTGCCCTGGGAGGTCGCCGGGCGGGTCGGGAGCGTCGCCGCCGTGTACGCCCTCGAGACGATCGGCGCCCAGCCGAAGCGCTACGTCATGGGCGATTTCCTCGACCGCTACCGTGAGAACTTCGGGGCCGACGGCGTGCACGGAACCGTGGACCGCCTGCTCGCGGGATCTTGA